The Laspinema palackyanum D2c sequence CTAAACAATATGATGTTTCCTTATTAATTTCTGATCGGACCTTTTCCCAGTTAAAAAATCCCGCTCAGTATGGAATTCGCCAAATCGATACGGTGAAAGTCAAAGGTAAATCAGAATTAGTCACCGTCTATGAAGTTTTTGATGCCGATCCACCGGATTTAAAAGTTTCCAAGCTAGAGACAAAACAGGACTTTGAAACTGCCTTATTTTACTACAACCAGAACTCACCGGAGGAAGCTCAGGAACTCTTTGAACGGTGTTTATGCAAAAATCCCCAGGATAAAGTCGCCCAGATTTATCGCGATCGCACCCAAGAACAGTTGTCCTAAGCGCACCCGAATAGAAGTGTCAAGCCTCAACCCTATCCCTTTCGGCTTGACACTTCCTCCAATAGACGGAACATTATTTAACCGTCTCAATACTGCGGGTTTTATTCGTCATCCGGCTCAAGAAAATCTGGAGCACACTGCGTTTGCCAATTTTAATATTACCCTGCACTGCCATACCGGACTGGAGACTAACTTGCAGTCCATTATCCAACAAGAACTTTTCACTATCTAAAACAATCGTTGCCGGGAAGGCATAAAAGCGTCGGGTTTCATCGGGAGGCAACACATCAGAACCAATCGAGGTTAGCACACCGCGCACCGTACCATATTCCGTAGCGGGGAAAGCTTCGATACTAATCTCAACTGGGACCCCAGGCTGTCCGTCCTCTTGACTCTTCCGCAGAGCATCTAACACCATCGCAATATCTTGGTTCTGGATGTAAACCGAGGCTTCGAGTTCATTATTCGGAACGATTTTTAAGAGCGGATCCGGGGATTGGGCTAGGGTGACATATCCGGGAGAATTGGGTTTCAAATCAAACACATACCCATCCACCGGAGCCTTGAGTTCTTGATACTGGAGTTCCAAATTGGCCTTAGCTAACTGTCCATCAATTTGGGAAATGCGCTTGTCATTTTCCAGCTTTAAGCGGCTGAGTTGTCCATTAATATCCGCGATGCGTTTTTGATTTTCGGCAATGCGGGCTAAAACATCGCGCTGAGAAATAGCGCGGGTATTTTGGACCTCTTGACGCGATCGCGTCATCGCCACATTCAGCCGTTCTTGTTCACTCCCGAGGCGATCGACTTCAGCCGAGCGCGAGAGCACTTCATTTTGGAGGCGCAAAATTTCGCCTTCCCGTGCCGCAATCTCATTTTCAGCGCGTAAAATTTCTGATTCCCGAGCCGAAATTTCACTCCGAAAACGCAACAGTTCCTCTTCCCGTCGGGCAATCTCATCTTCACTTCGCAGCACCTCAGCTTCCCGAGAGGAAATTTCATTTTGCTGGGTCAGAATTTGTGCTTCCTGGGCGGCGAGTTGTTGCTGACGACTCAACAATTCCGCTTCCCGATTAGACACTTCCGCTTGAGAGCGCAAAATTTCTTGTTCCTGGCGCTCTTCTTGCAGTTCAGACAATGCCCCTTCTGCTACCACAGGTTGAATCCGCCCCATAATGCTTTGATTCACCGCGAGGCCCTGTTTTGCCGTTTCCAGTTGCGCCTGAGCTGTGGGGATTTGGCGACGGGCGGTTTCCAGTTGTTCCAGCGCTCTAGGTAGCTGCCGACGGGCATTTTCTAACCGTTCCCGAGCCTTGGGGAGGTCTTGTTTGGCATTTTCTAGCCGTTGTTGCGAGGCCACATATTGCCGTCTAGCATTCTCCAGTTGGTCGATCACATTAGGCAATTGCCGCTGGGCGCTTTCTAATTGTCTGCGGGCGGTTTCTAATTGTCCCTGGGAGATGGCAATTTGACCTTGAGCCGTGGGAATTTGGTTGTTCACCTGGTTGAGTTGTTTTTCCAACTCATCTACCCTTAATGACACCGCTTGTTCCCGCGACTGAGATTCGTTTCGAGAGGCAATTAACAATTGCTGCTGGTTGAGGTCGAAGTCTCCTCCATTGCTGGCGACAGCGGCCCCATTGAGCTGTGCCTGTAAAAATTGTGTTTCAGAAATTAAATTCGCTCGGAGTTTGGTCAGGTTTTCCAGTTCTGAACCCGCTTCTCCCACGGTATTCCCACTGAGTGCTGCTGTAAAAAACTGATTTTCTCGCATCAGGGCGTCTCGTTGTTGCTTGAGAGACTCCACATCAGCTTCCGGACTGGTCGGGTCCAAGGTCACTAAGAGTTGGCCTTTTTTCACCAACTCGCCGCCTTTAACGTGAATTTCCCGCACCACACCACTGGTTGGGGGCTTCACTTCAACTACAGCACCCTGGGGTTCTAATTTACCCGTGGTGGCAACGGATTGATCGATTTGCGCCCAAGCTGCCCAGGCGACGCCGGAAGCGGTCATCCCCATAATTAACCAGATGAAGACACTAGACCAAATCGGGGGGCGTTCTAAGATAACGGGTTGGTCGAAAACTGCTGATTTCATGGGTTTTAGGACTAGGTTTTATGAAGGATGGGGGGATGGGGGATGGGGGAGATAAGGGAGATGGGGGAGATGGGGGATTTTGCCCTCATCTCTCATTCTGCCCATTTCATTCCTAGACTTGAGATTCCTGTTGTTGATACAGACAGTAGTAGAGACCTTTGAGAGCCATTAATTCATCGTGAGTGCCTTGTTCCACCACTGCGCCTTGGTCCATCATGAGGATGACATCGGCTTTTTTAACTGTCGTCAGACGGTGGGTGATGAAAAAGACCGTGCGACCCTTAAAGGCTTCGGCGAGGTTTTCACAAACGAGGCGCTCGGAATTGTAGTCTAGGGCGCTGGTGGCTTCGTCCAAAATTAGCAGATGGGGATTTTGGAGGACCGTCCGGGCGATCGCAATCCGTTGGCGCTGACCCCCAGATAAGGAAGAACCCCGTTCTCCCACAATAGAGTTATATCCATTGGGAAGGGTCATAATAAACTCGTGGGCGACACCAATTTTGGCCGCTTCAATGATGTCATCGGTGGCGGCATCAGGATTGGTCAAGGCAATATTGTCCTGAACTGTTCCATTGAAGAGCAGGGTATCCTGAAGGACCACACCGATTTGACTCCGCAGGGAATACAGTTCCACCTTAGATACATCATAACCATCGAGTAAAATCCGACCGCCCGTGGGTTCATAAAGCCGCTGCAACAGCTTCATCAAGGTACTCTTACCCGAACCACTTTGACCGACAATGCCGACAAACTGACCCGGTTGAAACTCCAGATTGATGTTCGCCAATTGCAGAGATTTACTCTGGGGAAAGTGGAAAGAAACGTTTTCAAATCGGACGGCCCCCTGTACCGCAGGCATGGGGATATTGCTGCGGTCCTGGTCATCTGCCTCGGGATGCGCTTCTAAGATATCCCGCAGACGTTCAACAGACATGGCGGTTTCTTGGAAGGTTTGCCAGACTTGGACAAAGCGCAGTAGGGACCCGGTGACGTTGGAGGCGATGATTCGGAAGGCGATCAACTGACCCAAGGACATTTGGGGAGGGTCACTCAGAACTAAATGAGCACCGACCCACAGGAGGGCGAGTCCAGATCCTTTATTCAGTAAGGTACTGATAGAACTGGCGGTGGTGGAGGTGACGACGGTTTTAAACCCAGCGCTGATATAGCGAGCATAGCGATCGTACCAACTCCATCGGGAGGTGAGTTCGATGTTTTGGGCCTTGACGGTTTGAATCCCGGAGAGGACCTCGACGAGATAGGACTGGGTATCCGCGTATCGCTCGGCCCGTTTGCGTAACAGCCGTTGGACAATGGGCGACACCCCGGCGATTAACAGGGCCATCAGGGGGACGACTGCCAAGGCGACGGCGGTCATCAGGAGGCTGTAGGAGAGCATGACGGCGATATAAATCACCGAAAATAAGGCATCGAGAACGACGGTGAGGGCGGTCCCAGTGAGGAATTGGCGAATTTTTTCCAGTTCGCTCACCCGTCCGGCGAGTTCACCGACACGCCTTTGATCGAAGTAGCCGAGGGGGAGTCGCAGTAGGTGGTCGATGACCTGGGACCCGAGACTCAAGTCGATGCGGTTGGTGGTGTCTACGAATAAATAGGTCCGTAACCAGGTGAGCGCCCCTTCAAAGACGGCTACTAAAACCATTAATAAGCCCAGGATATCCAGGGTTTCTAGGCTTCTTTGACCGATGACTTTATCGATAATCACCTGGGTGATTAGGGGGTTGGCTAACCCAAAGAGTTGAACGAAGAAGGAGGCGAGGAAGACTTGGACTAGGACACTTTTATATTTGCCGAGTTCGGGGAGGAACCACCAGAAGTTAAAGGTGTCTTGTTTGTCTTCGGCGGGAGGAACGAGGAGGAGGACCTGTTCGGCGCCTTCTTTTCCTTCTTCGGTGGGGGTGACGAGTTGCCACTCCTGGATGAATTTTTGGGGTTTACGGCGAATGATGCCTTTGGAGGGGATGGCGGCAACGACTTCGCGATCGCTGACGCTGAATAAGAGGGCAAAGCTATTTTCCCAGCGAATCATCGCCGGTGCTTTGAGTCGGGGAAGGACTTCCATCGGGACGGTGACTAACTGTCCGTTAAATCCCATCATGGCGGCTACGGACCCACAGGATTGTAGGGTCAGTTTGCCGTGGGAGTTATATTGATTTTCCAAGACGCGCTGCACGACGTCACGGCGCACCCGAATCTGGTATTGTTTCCCCAACATTTGAAAACAGGCTAAAGACCCTTGAATCGGGCCTCTTCCCCGGATGAAGGGATATTTAACTTTGCCCCTTGGGGTGCTCTCTTCGGCTTCAATCTCTGGGGGCCGATCGGGGGCGTAGGGGATGGGGTCCACCACCGTGGGGGTGATGGTCGGCGTGGGGGCGATCGCGCTATGGGAATCGGCGATCGCACCCCCATTCTCCTGGGGAGTCACCGGAGTTCCCGCCATATCAAACAGGGGTAAGCCCACAACTCTGGCCCCGTCCGGACAAGGAAGCTTGCCAATGGTGTTGGCATCCACCATCAGGCGGCTGCCTCTGTTAAATTCGCCGATGGTTCCGGTACTGAGAAACCAGAGATGCTCGCGATCGAGTTCAGTTAGATTGGCTTTCCCTTTGGGGATGTTGATGACGACTGCCCGGGGTTGGAATTGCAGGGTCAAGTCTTTGGCATTGGTAGTCGCATCGGCTCGGCGCTGAAGTTCCCCGGAGAGTAGCTCAAATACCTCATTCAAGGCGGCCTGTTGCTCAAAGGCTTCTCGGAAGATTTTTTCCGATTTCACCTGTTCTAAGAACGTACTGGCCCGGATGCAGACACAGATCACTTCCCGAGAGGCGATCGCACTCTCTACAGGCACTCCTCGCACCAAGCTACCCCACCCGAGAATTTCTCCCGGACCGGCTAACCGCAAACTGACCATAGTTTGGCTACGTTGGTCATGGGCCAATTCCCGCACCTGGCCCTCATAAATCACCGCCACTTGCGTCGGCATTTTGCCCAGCTCAAAAATCGGTTGACCCGTCCGATACCGCAACAATTCACAATGGGTGGCCAGATTTTCCAAGGCCCGATCGCTGAGGCGATTAAAGGGGGCCGTTTTCCCTAAAAATTCTGAAATTTGAGAGAGATCGATTGTTGATGTCATGATGAAACGTTCCGAAGCGCCTAACCCGCGATAGACTGCAATGACCCGACTTTTTGCACCTGTTCTCGCCACCAATTTTCAAACATCTCGTCGATTAATTGCCGACGCATACTGTCGTCCAGTTGGGCTGGAATAAATTTTTCCAATCGAATAATCACAAACCATACATCCAATTGTCGAGGCGGCCAAAGTTGCCCCGGTTGACTAATCGACAACAGTTTACCAATCAGGGGATGGGGTTGAGAGACCGCAACAGGTCCCAGTAATCCCCCAGTTCGGCTTTCTGGACCTTTTGAGTATTCGGCAGCCGCATCTGCAAAGCTTTGTTCCCCTTCAGAAATCCGAAAATAGATTTCTTGGGCTAGACCCGCATCCTGAGTGCGAATTAAGGAGTAAACCACTTTATCCAAGTCGCTTTTGCGGGTCATAAAATAACTTTGAACTTTTGGCCCCCAGGTTGTTGTCTTGAATTTTTCTATCAATATCTGTCGCACCACAGACTCCTGCATCTGTTCTTCCGTCATGCCTTGGCTTTTGAGCCACGCCTCCCGGATTTCAGGGGAGGTGAGCTTTTGCTGCACCGCAAAGTCTTCAAGCGCTCTTAAGCGTTCTTCATCGCTTGCCGTGATCTTCGCCTCGGCTATTCCTTGATCTAGGACGACACCCCGACAAAATTGCAGATCTAACTGATACCGCTTTAATAAGGCCGGTATGTCTTCGGCTTTAATCGTTATGTCGCCAACTTGGAAAAGGTCACTCATGTTCAACCTCTACAAGACCACAAATATAACCAATCCTAGTTGGCATTGCCAGCACTTTTTGTTTCCTGAATTGAGTTTTGGTTTGGGTTTCGGGCAATTGGGTGATGCTCTCCCATCATAAACAGCGGGTCAAACTCTCGCTTGATGGCACTCTTGGAACGGTCGATATCAACTTACCCCTTCGGGCAAGATGAAGGAAGCTAGTTAGGATGAAGGATTAACTGCACCCAGAACATTCCGTCCATAGCTCATCCTCTGGCTGATCGTTGATCCTGTTGTTGTCTGACCCTTCCCCATTGCCGTTGCTGCCCTGAAAAAAAATTTTACAGCTATTTACTATCTTAGTAGATACGCCGTTGAGTTCTCTCTACTACCGGGGACGCTAGTCAACCGGGATTGGTTTCTTTAAACAGGTTGCCCAACTCACCCCTGTCATCCTAACTTTATGTCCCCCTGAGCTATTTTTCCTTGAACTGGGTTCAAATTTGGTTTTGAACCAGTTTTTCTAAGAGTGCTCCGATTTTGGCGGAATAAGCTCGGGTATCCAGGCAGGGAACTGTATTTTGGAAACTCCGGTGAAGTTGCTCCCGATACTGTTCCCGTTGCTTCGGATTGGTCGCTAGGGACACCGCTAAATCAATGTAGGCAGATTCACTCTGGGCAATCCATTGTCCAAGCTGCAACTCTCGCAATAGGGCCGACGATCGCCGGGTTTGAGGGGCTTCCCCCTCCCGCACCACCATCGGCAGTTCCACTTCTAAGGGATCCACTAAGGACAAATCCCCGGTATCCGGGTAAGCATCTAAATACAGGTCCGCTTGGTGCAAACTGTCTTTTAGCTCCTGTACAGAATTCAACTGCTCCATTACTACGAACCGCGTCGGGTCAATTCCATATCGCTGGAATACTATCTGGGTCTGATTGTCGTAGGGACTGGTGCGATAAAACTTGGCCCCCATTGCTCCAAAGGGATATAACACCAATATCGAATTAGGCACTGCCGCCAGAATTTTGGCCCAGGTTTCCCGAATCTGAGGACCGATTTTGTTGGTACTGGCCCCGGAAATAAAGATGATGGTTTCCTCGGGAACCCCCCAACGGTGGCGCGTCGGTTGGATTCGCGCTCGTTCCCCGGGTTGGGGTCGCTTAAAACAGAGTCCGGACCCTTCCACTGTCACGACTCGTTCCTGATAGTAGTCTTGGAACCGGGGTCCTACCATCAAATCCCCGGTAATGTAGTAATCCATCTGGCGCAGTCCCGTGGTAGTTGTCACCCAGGCCCCGGTACATTGCACCCTCGCTAAGCGGTGGCAAGCTAATAAGCCGATCGCATTGGTATTGCTGGAAATGTCGCTACCAATCAGCAGAATATCCAAATCATCCCCGCGAATTTTCTCCACTTGGTCCCTCAATTTCTGAGGCAGATTCACGAAGCTATCCGCACAATTTTGGCAGGTTTGTTGCAAGGGGGTCTCTTGCCATGCGATCGCATACAACCGGACCTCAAATTTCTGTCGGTCTAAATGCTCAAAGGCGGCCAAAGTGACCACCGTTTCCTTCGCCGCAAAAAAGTTATGTTGCAGAATTCCCAGGCGAATTTTACCCCGATAAGGAGGACGAGGGGGAAAGTCATAATCCAGGGTTTGCCCCAAAGTTTTGAGGGTCAATTCCAGAATTTCCCCCCGTTTCTGGGTAATTTTCAACCCATTCCCTTCCCAAGCGCATAGGGCTTTAAAATTATGGGATTGGATAAAACATAAGGCAATATACCGCCATAGGTCTGAATGGGGATTTTTCACTAGATGGGAATGGAGATAATTGACCAATCCCTGAATGTAGTGAAAGTATTGTTCTGGTTCTCCGGGTTCGGAAAAGGTACTGGGTGCGGCAAATAAAAATTGCCAAAAATCCGCGAAAAACCACTTGGGAATTGCTGCGCCGTTATAGGGGAAAGGGAGTTGATAGGCATCCCGGTACAACATCGCCACGAGAAAAGATTGCATCGCTTTGGGCTGATCCAATCGGGGGGTAATTTCTGACTTTAACTGTTGGACTAACTCTCTTTCACTGTCCGTCAAGGGTTCATTTTTTACCCCTTTATCGAGCAGGATTTTCGCGTCGATACCCACGCCACTCAAATAGCTGAGTTTAAGTTGATCGCCGGTTAAACTCAACCAGCGATCGGCGATTTGCTCTCGCAAGGGTCGCAAACAGGCGGGTTCATATTTCCTCGGCACTTTGGCATCATGCAAAATCGGTTCACTATTCCAAGGGTCGTAAGGAATAAGAGATTGAGCGGACAATTTGGGCCGCATGAAGCAGGTTCCCCGCCGATTGAGCATGGAGGCAACAAAGGAAAAGGTACTGTTAGAAATCGCCAGAATATTGCAGTGACTTAATAAGTAAAAATCTGGATAAAAGTCGGCTTTCGGTAAGTTGGCCCCCAGGGATTTGGCGGTAACAGGTTGATATTCGGCAAAATAAGGTAGGACTTTTTCCGGTTCGTCACTGGCAATCAATAAGACAGGTTGATCCAGGGTATTCCAGATTTGGGCTAACCAGGTTTTATACCAGATAAGGGGGGCGATGAAAAAGTAGGAAAAGCCATAATCTTTGAGTCGGATATGCAATCCAATAATAGTTTTGCCTTGAGCAAGCAGGCGATCGCGTACCGGGTCGAGTTGTTGTTTTACCTCGGGGACAGGTTGAAACAGGCGACAAAATTCATCTTTATATTGAGAATAATACTGAGTATTAAACTGGAAATAGCCCCAAATATCGACATTTTTTAAAGGAGTTTGCCGTTGCAAAATCGGCGAGTCATCGGCTTGGGTACTGATATCTTTAACTTCAGGTAAATTTTTAGATAAGGGGGGGTCTTGATGTCCAAACAAATACTGTCCAATCCATTCCGGAGTTTCTATTCGCAGATCGTGGGTTTGAGCGTAAAGTTTCAAAAACCCATACTGAAACAGTTGATTGGCAAACCGTCCATTAGTACCCAGGGTGGAGAGGGTGATTAAAGGTTTTTTGACATAAAACGCATCCCCCCAGGACGGATGATAGGGGGTCACTGTTGCCACGCGCTCAAAGTCAAATTGGGCTAATAATTCATCGATTTGGTCAATTAATTGTGTCCCTTCATACAGTTCCTCGTAATTGACTTCGGTATTAATTGCTTCGATATGTTGCAGCAGATTTTTTGCCCCTTGAAGGGCTAAAAATTCTGCACCTTGGATATCTAAATTCAATAGATTAAAATCCGCTGGATTTAACCCTAATTCTGCCAAAAGGGTATCTAGGGTTTTACATTGGACTTGAATTTGATGGGTTTCTCGAATCTCAGGATAATACTCTTTAACCCGTTTCAGGGGTAAAATAGAACTGGCTGCATCCATTGAGGTGACGTGCAAGATTGCAGTTCCATTAAAATTGGAGATTGCACAATTTACGCCGATCAGGTTAGGAACGTCACTCAATTGGCCTTTTAATACCTGAAAAACGGCAGGGTTGGCTTCAATAAATAAGACTTTTTTGATGCCAAGTTCGTGATAAGTTTTGAGTTCTTCGCCTTCATTCGCTCCCACATGAATGACTCCCCGAGGGGTGATAGAATGCTCCTCTAAGAGTTGGGATAAATCCAACATTTTTGGGTCAGGAGGGGAACTCTTCCGACTAGAGGGAATCTCCGTTTTTACAGAGTCTTGGGGAAGAGTCTGGGGAGAGAGACTAGAAATAAACCCTTCCAATTCATCCAAATTCAGGGAATTAGATAAAATAGTTGTGCAAACTTTCGGGAAACTTTTAACCCCGGAAAATGTTTGGAGGGGTTCGACTAAGGACCGATTCATTGTAGGAAAAGAACCGGCTAGATCATGGAGAACCACCACTCCCTGATCCGCTAAGAGGGTATGGGCCAATTCTAAACAGAGATGGCGAACGGGACAACCGGGATAAGTGGGATCTTTAATGGTTACTTCGTCCTGGCGATCGCCTGCATCGACAAAGATAATATCAAAATAGCCTGGGCCATATTTCAAGGGATATTTGCAATACTCTAAAATCTCGGATTCAGTCCAGCAAGGTCCCCCTAAATAGGCTTTTCCTTCTTGACTTTTAACCTCTATTAATCGATAGTCAATATCTATGCCTTGAGCCGATTTGACGATGGGCGTAAATTTTTCATACCAGTCGGCATTGTGTTCGACAGAGACGATTTGCTGACAGACTAATGATTTGATAAACTGCGAGGTGTTACATCCCGGCCCATACTCTAGGACTCGTAAAGGACGACGTTTGATTTTATACTGATGAATGATGACATAAGGCAGAATATATTTAAAGGAATGGACAATGTTAGAAGACTCTACATTGACCAAACTTTGGCCTAATTTGTTAGAATAATTGAGATAAGGCTGACAGAGAGAGTCTAGGTTGATTTGGGAGGTGATGTGGTGAGTTTTACAGGCGATCGCATTGCCAACATGGGACAAAGGATGAAATATCTCTTCAAAGTTAGTAATCTCTTGAAGTGCAAAGGAGCAGGGACGCGGCAAATCCCGATCAATCAGCACTAACCATTCATATCCTAGGGCTTTTAGTACCTCTAAACAATCCAGGGTACTCTGAAAATATTTAGGGTTCCATCCCCCTTCCTGACTCTCGCGATCGCCTCCCCCGCCATATTCAAATTGCACCAAACTCGGTAACGTTTGGACAGGAATCTCCCGCAGTCCATTAATAATTCCAAATTCGCTGCCTTCTGTATCCACTTTTAAAATAGAAAGCCGTTCAATTCCGCGATTTTGTAGTAAAGTTTTTAAGGTGAAAGCAGGCACATTCAGGCTGGCCGGGGTTCTATTCTGACTGGGAGAATCCGACTGTTGAGGGTTTGCCACTCCCCACCAATCTGGATTTAAGGAGTTCAAATTGACATTAATCTGACCTTGGTATTCCCCCAAATACAGGGTGACTTCCCCATTTTTGTCAGCGATCGCCGCTTGTTCCAGGGGGACATTCAACCGCTGACAAGTGACCTGTAGTTCCTCTGCTGGGGCGGGTTCCACCGCCAAGGTGGGAAACCCCGCTTTGACAAAATCTACAAAATAATAATCTTGGGTTCCTACCCCAATTTCGATCGCCGTCCCCTGACGTTCTGGATCTAAAATTGTGGCAAAGGTCGTCATTAACTGTCTTGAACAAGCCTCAAACTTCATCGGATTAAAGCCTAAAATTTCTATGCGGATCCTATTTACCCTGGCTCACTTTTTCAACCCGGATGGGATTGGCAAGTATGGTGCTCAACGCGACGATTCCACACCGCGCATTCAAGCACTCACCCAAAACCTCACTGCATTGCACCAGTTATTTGGAAACTCCCAGTATGCCACGGATTATGCCAACCGGGTTGCGATCAGCGCCAATCAATCCCTACAGACTGACATTGAGATTGTGATTTGCACGACCCAAGGCTACCATATTCTCGATCGCCTGCCCCTCCCCTCCCATTTATGGACCCATCACCCCACAAATGCCGAACCCCTGCTGCTGGGATTTGAATGTCAGGCCCTTTTGAGAGAACGCTTAGGCGGGTATGATTATTACTGTTTTCTGGAAGATGACCTGATTTTGCAGGACCCCTGGTTTTTTATCAAGCTGAATTGGTTTACCCAACAAGCAGGCGATCGCCATCTCCTCCAACCCAACCGCTATGAACAATCCACCCACCCCGGCATCGGCAAAACCTACATCGATGGGGAACTCCACCCCAAAATTACCGCATCCTATCAAAATGTTCACGAACACCCTCAACTCACCGGCATGATTATGGGGACAGCAGTCACCTTTCATCGCACTTGCAATCCCCATTCTGGCTGTTATTTCTTAAATGCTCGCCAGATGGAATACTGGGTGCAGCAACCCTATTTTTTAGACCGAGATACCCGGTTTGTGGGTCCGTTGGAAAGTGCGGCGACTCTGGGAATTATGCGGACATTTAAGGTTTATAAACCTGCACCTCCGATGGCTAATTTTTTGGAGGTGCAGCATTTTGGGAGGGTTTGGAGTGAAAAAATTAGTCAGTTGGTGAGGTGGCAGGGGGATATTTGAAACACTGATTTCACGAATTTTCACGGAAGAGATTTATAGAAAGAAGGGATTGATGATTTTATGACGGATTTTGATTATTATGACCGGGTGAATCCAGATTTGTTGAAAGTTTTACCGGCAGATGCGGCGGTGATTATTGAGGTGGGTTGTGGTGCAGGGGCGATGGGGGCGCAATATAAGCGGATTAATCCTCATGGGCGTTATATTGGGGTAGAAATTAATCAGGAAGCGGCAGCGGTGGCGGGGCAACGTTTGGATGAGGTAATTGTTGCGAATGTGGAGGATTTTGAGGATGGGCGGCTCAAGTTTGAAGAAGGGTCAGTTGATTGTTTGGTATATGGGGATGTGTTGGAACATTTGCGTGATCCTTGGCGGGTTCTCCAGCATCATGTGAAATGGTTGAAGGATGAGGGTCAAGTTTTGGCTTGTATTCCAAATATTCAACATTGGACGGCGATTGTTAATTTGTTGCGAGGGAGTTGGGAGTATCAGGACCAAGGGTTGCTCGATCGCACTCATTTACGGTTTTTTACGTTAGATGAGGTGAAAAAGTTATTCCTTCAG is a genomic window containing:
- a CDS encoding FkbM family methyltransferase, with amino-acid sequence MKFEACSRQLMTTFATILDPERQGTAIEIGVGTQDYYFVDFVKAGFPTLAVEPAPAEELQVTCQRLNVPLEQAAIADKNGEVTLYLGEYQGQINVNLNSLNPDWWGVANPQQSDSPSQNRTPASLNVPAFTLKTLLQNRGIERLSILKVDTEGSEFGIINGLREIPVQTLPSLVQFEYGGGGDRESQEGGWNPKYFQSTLDCLEVLKALGYEWLVLIDRDLPRPCSFALQEITNFEEIFHPLSHVGNAIACKTHHITSQINLDSLCQPYLNYSNKLGQSLVNVESSNIVHSFKYILPYVIIHQYKIKRRPLRVLEYGPGCNTSQFIKSLVCQQIVSVEHNADWYEKFTPIVKSAQGIDIDYRLIEVKSQEGKAYLGGPCWTESEILEYCKYPLKYGPGYFDIIFVDAGDRQDEVTIKDPTYPGCPVRHLCLELAHTLLADQGVVVLHDLAGSFPTMNRSLVEPLQTFSGVKSFPKVCTTILSNSLNLDELEGFISSLSPQTLPQDSVKTEIPSSRKSSPPDPKMLDLSQLLEEHSITPRGVIHVGANEGEELKTYHELGIKKVLFIEANPAVFQVLKGQLSDVPNLIGVNCAISNFNGTAILHVTSMDAASSILPLKRVKEYYPEIRETHQIQVQCKTLDTLLAELGLNPADFNLLNLDIQGAEFLALQGAKNLLQHIEAINTEVNYEELYEGTQLIDQIDELLAQFDFERVATVTPYHPSWGDAFYVKKPLITLSTLGTNGRFANQLFQYGFLKLYAQTHDLRIETPEWIGQYLFGHQDPPLSKNLPEVKDISTQADDSPILQRQTPLKNVDIWGYFQFNTQYYSQYKDEFCRLFQPVPEVKQQLDPVRDRLLAQGKTIIGLHIRLKDYGFSYFFIAPLIWYKTWLAQIWNTLDQPVLLIASDEPEKVLPYFAEYQPVTAKSLGANLPKADFYPDFYLLSHCNILAISNSTFSFVASMLNRRGTCFMRPKLSAQSLIPYDPWNSEPILHDAKVPRKYEPACLRPLREQIADRWLSLTGDQLKLSYLSGVGIDAKILLDKGVKNEPLTDSERELVQQLKSEITPRLDQPKAMQSFLVAMLYRDAYQLPFPYNGAAIPKWFFADFWQFLFAAPSTFSEPGEPEQYFHYIQGLVNYLHSHLVKNPHSDLWRYIALCFIQSHNFKALCAWEGNGLKITQKRGEILELTLKTLGQTLDYDFPPRPPYRGKIRLGILQHNFFAAKETVVTLAAFEHLDRQKFEVRLYAIAWQETPLQQTCQNCADSFVNLPQKLRDQVEKIRGDDLDILLIGSDISSNTNAIGLLACHRLARVQCTGAWVTTTTGLRQMDYYITGDLMVGPRFQDYYQERVVTVEGSGLCFKRPQPGERARIQPTRHRWGVPEETIIFISGASTNKIGPQIRETWAKILAAVPNSILVLYPFGAMGAKFYRTSPYDNQTQIVFQRYGIDPTRFVVMEQLNSVQELKDSLHQADLYLDAYPDTGDLSLVDPLEVELPMVVREGEAPQTRRSSALLRELQLGQWIAQSESAYIDLAVSLATNPKQREQYREQLHRSFQNTVPCLDTRAYSAKIGALLEKLVQNQI
- a CDS encoding calcium-binding protein, coding for MRILFTLAHFFNPDGIGKYGAQRDDSTPRIQALTQNLTALHQLFGNSQYATDYANRVAISANQSLQTDIEIVICTTQGYHILDRLPLPSHLWTHHPTNAEPLLLGFECQALLRERLGGYDYYCFLEDDLILQDPWFFIKLNWFTQQAGDRHLLQPNRYEQSTHPGIGKTYIDGELHPKITASYQNVHEHPQLTGMIMGTAVTFHRTCNPHSGCYFLNARQMEYWVQQPYFLDRDTRFVGPLESAATLGIMRTFKVYKPAPPMANFLEVQHFGRVWSEKISQLVRWQGDI